A single window of Rhodococcus jostii RHA1 DNA harbors:
- a CDS encoding Fic family protein — MIWPEHRIETRPWNPRHRQGSRADRTLETVDVMIPPMIGALDCDLVGVVARAHEEAVIAVARLEAGFGEHLAPLSDFLLRSESVASSKIEHIDAGWRAFGKALAGGKSSAEAKSQLAAVKALIAMVDAAGDGPITGDTLLGAHRLLMAPDYYTARDSGRFRDVQNWIGGSDYTPIDALFVPPPPELVDELLADLLEFANRTDLPILAQAAIAHAQLESIHPFTDGNGRIGRALISAILRRRRLTHRVTVPLASVMLADTRRYFDHLTRYRAGDADGFVEYVARAAIVSSEAAQDSARALAELPSYWRDIARPRSNSADEKIIDALLGTPIFGADTAQQITGTTDASAYRALGRLTAAGVLEVLSESKRNQIWAATGVLAELDALSTTIGRRTTEHL; from the coding sequence GTGATCTGGCCGGAGCATCGTATCGAGACTCGGCCCTGGAACCCGCGTCATCGGCAGGGTTCGCGCGCGGACCGCACCCTGGAGACCGTCGACGTGATGATCCCGCCGATGATCGGCGCCCTCGACTGCGATCTGGTCGGTGTTGTTGCCCGCGCGCACGAGGAGGCGGTCATCGCGGTGGCCCGCCTCGAAGCAGGGTTCGGCGAGCACCTGGCGCCGCTGTCGGACTTCCTGCTGCGCAGCGAGTCGGTGGCGTCGTCGAAGATCGAGCACATCGACGCGGGCTGGCGCGCGTTCGGCAAGGCGCTGGCCGGTGGCAAGTCCAGCGCGGAGGCCAAGTCCCAGCTCGCCGCGGTCAAGGCCCTGATCGCGATGGTCGACGCGGCCGGGGACGGCCCGATCACCGGTGACACCCTGCTCGGTGCGCACCGGTTGCTGATGGCACCGGACTACTACACCGCCCGCGACTCCGGCCGATTCCGCGACGTGCAGAACTGGATCGGCGGCAGCGACTACACCCCGATCGACGCGCTGTTCGTGCCCCCGCCACCGGAACTGGTCGACGAGCTGCTGGCGGACCTGCTGGAGTTCGCGAACCGCACCGACCTGCCGATCCTCGCGCAGGCCGCGATCGCACACGCCCAGCTCGAGTCCATCCACCCGTTCACCGACGGCAACGGACGCATCGGCCGCGCCCTGATCAGCGCGATCCTGCGCCGCCGCCGCCTGACCCACCGGGTCACCGTCCCGTTGGCGTCGGTGATGCTCGCCGACACCCGCCGCTACTTCGACCACCTGACCCGCTACCGGGCGGGTGATGCCGACGGGTTCGTCGAGTACGTCGCCCGCGCGGCGATCGTCTCCAGCGAGGCCGCGCAGGACTCTGCCCGCGCCCTGGCCGAACTCCCCAGCTATTGGCGCGATATCGCGCGGCCGCGCAGCAACTCCGCCGACGAGAAGATCATCGACGCCCTCCTCGGCACGCCGATCTTCGGCGCCGACACCGCCCAGCAGATCACCGGCACCACCGACGCCAGCGCGTACCGCGCGCTGGGCCGGCTCACCGCGGCCGGGGTGCTCGAGGTGCTCTCCGAGAGCAAGCGCAACCAGATCTGGGCCGCCACCGGTGTGCTCGCCGAACTCGACGCCCTGAGCACCACCATCGGCAGGCGCACCACCGAGCACCTGTAG